One segment of Clostridium botulinum DNA contains the following:
- a CDS encoding M28 family metallopeptidase: MKKIIYYGSLLLIFLALVFSIFLQTTYYHFNSSNVKNNIEIISSDVYEGRLTGSIGNEKTANFIEGWFKDVNLIPLTEDYKESFYVNTPFENGNKPSFKILNNDKVLYDYKYGIDYKEDLLNFNESSVTFNKEDILNIFPTSLTIKHNEKIYLFYTPSCNNFSFRSSFNDKSDYQFSIAITTELYNNILDSLRTNNLIKITLPYSKHEKSTSNVIGKIKGTSKDLPPLVITAHFDHVGQDYLNNCYGGALDNASGTAFLMELSKNLSSFIKPKRDIIFVALTGEEFGLLGSSNFAENHENLIKDSKIINFDMIGAANTPISIMSGAVCKSNKDANINLLNSLETICSNKNINYKIAFEDCSDHASFTNMGMDAVTLCHSDVSKIHTPNDKVEYIDTKAIDDVYSLVKDEISNYAYDDFRLVFYNNNFILFLFALFLFIFFFPTIKKKFKHYVNKNKIRVL; encoded by the coding sequence ATGAAAAAAATTATTTATTACGGTAGTTTATTATTAATATTTCTAGCTCTAGTCTTTTCAATATTTCTTCAAACTACATATTATCACTTTAACTCTTCAAATGTTAAAAATAATATTGAAATAATTTCATCTGATGTATATGAGGGTAGATTAACAGGTTCAATTGGAAATGAGAAGACTGCTAATTTTATAGAAGGTTGGTTTAAAGATGTTAATTTAATTCCATTAACTGAAGACTATAAGGAAAGTTTTTATGTTAATACACCATTTGAAAATGGAAATAAGCCATCATTTAAAATATTAAATAATGATAAAGTCTTATATGATTACAAATATGGTATAGATTATAAAGAAGATTTACTTAATTTTAATGAAAGTTCAGTTACTTTTAATAAAGAAGACATTCTTAATATTTTTCCTACATCTTTAACTATAAAGCATAATGAAAAAATATATTTATTTTATACACCTTCATGCAACAACTTTTCTTTTAGAAGTTCTTTTAATGATAAATCCGACTACCAATTTTCAATTGCTATAACTACTGAGTTATATAATAATATATTAGATTCTTTACGAACTAATAATTTAATAAAAATTACGTTACCTTATTCTAAACATGAAAAATCAACTTCTAATGTAATTGGAAAAATAAAAGGTACTTCTAAAGACTTACCACCACTTGTTATTACTGCTCATTTCGATCATGTTGGACAAGATTATTTAAATAATTGTTATGGTGGTGCATTAGATAATGCTTCTGGTACAGCTTTTCTAATGGAATTATCTAAAAATTTATCAAGTTTTATAAAACCAAAAAGAGATATTATTTTTGTAGCATTGACTGGAGAAGAGTTTGGATTACTTGGATCTTCAAATTTTGCTGAAAATCATGAAAATCTGATAAAAGATAGTAAAATTATTAATTTTGATATGATTGGTGCTGCTAATACCCCCATTTCTATAATGAGTGGAGCAGTATGCAAAAGTAATAAAGATGCTAATATAAATTTACTAAATTCATTAGAAACAATATGTTCAAATAAAAACATCAATTATAAAATTGCATTTGAAGATTGTAGTGATCATGCAAGTTTTACTAACATGGGGATGGATGCTGTTACATTATGTCATTCTGATGTATCTAAAATTCATACTCCAAATGATAAAGTTGAATATATTGATACTAAAGCAATTGATGATGTTTATTCTCTTGTAAAAGATGAAATTTCTAATTATGCTTATGACGATTTTAGATTAGTATTCTATAATAATAATTTTATTTTGTTTTTATTTGCTTTATTTTTATTTATATTCTTTTTTCCTACTATTAAGAAAAAATTTAAACACTACGTTAATAAAAATAAAATTCGTGTACTATAA